The genomic region ACCATCGCGGCCGAGGACATCCTCCACGACCTCGGAGCGATCTCGATCATCTCCTCGGACTCCCAGGCGATGGGCCGCATCGGCGAGGTGATCCTGCGTACCTGGCAGACCGCCCATGTGATGAAGCGGCGGCGCGGAGCGCTGCCGGGCGACGGCCCCGCCGACAACCACCGAGCCCGTCGATATGTCGCCAAATACACGATCAACCCGGCGGTGGCCCAAGGGCTGGACCGGGAGATCGGCTCCGTCGAGACCGGAAAGCTAGCCGATCTCGTGCTGTGGGACCCCGCGTTCTTCGGCGTCAAGCCGCAGACCGTGATCAAGGGCGGCCAGATCGCGTACGCGCAGATGGGCGACGCCAACGCGTCGATCCCCACCCCGCAGCCGGTCATGCCGCGCCCGATGTTCGGCGCCGTGGGCCGGGCACCGTCGGCCAACTCACTCAACTTCGTGTCCTCGGCCGCCGTCGAGGCCGGACTGCCGGAGCGCCTGGGGCTCGGCAAGCGGTTCGTGCCGATCACCAGTACCCGAGGAGTCACCAAGGCGGACATGCGGGAGAACGACGCCCTGCCCCGGGTCCAGGTCGACCCCGACAGCTTCGCCGTCACCATCGACGGTGATCCGGTCGAACCCGCCCCCGCCGCTGAACTGCCCATGGCCCAGCGGTACTTCCTTTTCTGAGGGCGGGACAGCACTTCATGACGACGCGCGCAGCCCTGCTCGTCCTCGCCGACGGCCGGTTCCCCGCAGGCGGGCACGCCCACTCCGGCGGTGCCGAGCCGGCCGTCAAGGCGGGACGCATCCGTAACGCCGAGGACCTGGCGGACTTCTGCCTGGGCCGGCTTCACACCACCGGGCTCACGTCCGCCGCCCTGGCCGCCGCGGCCGCCCACGGCCTGGACCCGCTCGCCCTCGACGAGGCCGCCGACGCCCGGACACCCTCGCCGGCCCTCAGGAACGTCGCCCGTAAGCTCGGCCGGCAGCTGATGAGGGCGGCGCGAGCCACCTGGCCGAGCGCGGAACTGGCCGCGCTCGCCGAAGCCCGGCCGCGCGGTGCCCACCAGCCCGTCGTCCTCGGGCTCACGGCACGGGCCGCGGGACTCGAACCCGCGGACGCCGCACACTGCGTCGCCTACGAGGCGGTCAGCGGCCCGGCCACGGCGGTGGTCCGCCTGCTGTCCCTGGACCCCTTCGAGGCCACCGCGGTCCTCGCCCGGCTCGCGCCCGCGCTCGACCAGGTCGCCGAACAGGCCGCCGAGGCCGCCCGGCACGGCATCGACGCCCTGCCCGCAGCCTCGGCCCCGCTGCTCGACATCTCCGCCGAGGCCCACGCGGCCTGGCCCGTCCGCCTGTTCGCGTCCTGAAGCCCCAAAAACCCGCCCCCGCCCGTGACCACCAGGAGCCACACCCATGCATCTCGACCACGCACACCACGGTCCCGCGGCCGTCAGCGCCGACGCCGCACGCCCCGACGGCACCCGTCGCGCCCTGCGCATCGGCCTCGGAGGGCCGGTCGGATCAGGCAAGACGGCCACCGTCGCCGCCCTCTGCCGCGCCCTGCGCGACCGCGTCTCCATCGCCGTCGTCACCAACGACATCTACACCCGCGAGGACGCCGCCTTCCTCCTCCGCAACGCGGTGCTGCCGCCCGAGCGCATCCAGGCCGTCGAGACCGGCGCCTGCCCGCACACCGCGATCCGTGACGACATCTCCGCCAACCTCGAAGCGGTCGAGGACCTGGAGGACTCCGTGGGCCCCCTCGATCTGATCCTCGTCGAATCGGGCGGCGACAATCTCACCGCCACCTTCTCCAAGGGGCTCGTCGACGCCCAGGTCTTCGTGATCGACGTCGCGGGAGGCGATGACATCCCGCGGAAGGGCGGCCCCGGTGTGACCACTGCCGATCTGCTCGTCATCAACAAGACCGACCTCGCCCCCTACGTCGGTTCGGACCTGGACCGGATGGCCCGCGACGCCGCGGAGCAGCGCGGTGACCTCCCCGTGGTGTTCACCTCCCTGACGGGTGCCG from Streptomyces sp. QL37 harbors:
- a CDS encoding urease accessory UreF family protein, whose amino-acid sequence is MTTRAALLVLADGRFPAGGHAHSGGAEPAVKAGRIRNAEDLADFCLGRLHTTGLTSAALAAAAAHGLDPLALDEAADARTPSPALRNVARKLGRQLMRAARATWPSAELAALAEARPRGAHQPVVLGLTARAAGLEPADAAHCVAYEAVSGPATAVVRLLSLDPFEATAVLARLAPALDQVAEQAAEAARHGIDALPAASAPLLDISAEAHAAWPVRLFAS
- the ureG gene encoding urease accessory protein UreG; protein product: MHLDHAHHGPAAVSADAARPDGTRRALRIGLGGPVGSGKTATVAALCRALRDRVSIAVVTNDIYTREDAAFLLRNAVLPPERIQAVETGACPHTAIRDDISANLEAVEDLEDSVGPLDLILVESGGDNLTATFSKGLVDAQVFVIDVAGGDDIPRKGGPGVTTADLLVINKTDLAPYVGSDLDRMARDAAEQRGDLPVVFTSLTGADGVGPVADWVRARLADWTA